GCTACCTAAATGGGTTTGATCAGACAGGAAATTATTAGCGAATCGCGTTCTGCTGTAGGGCAAACCCGGCAATACGACATTTCGGACAATAGAGGACTGCTGCCACTCAAGGAGGGCAGGGGTGATTCGGGTGGTGGTATGGTTTAGGTGGGCTATCCCAACAGTACTTGGCAACTACCCAGGCCAACGGTTCGTCGGTAACCCAACTGCTGGCAGGCCGTCTTTAGACTGAAAGCGGTACCAACCAATCCTTTGAAGCGGCTCTCAAAACTCCGACTCATGTAGAGCCAATGCTGAGGATCGATGGCGAGACGCTCGAGAATGGGCGGTAACCCTTCGGTAATATGACCTCTTTTATCGTCCCTCAGCTGGCGGCCGGTCCAGTCCACCAGTTCCAGGTAGTCCTCCAAACGGAAGGGTAACCCTGCCGGCATGCCATTTCGCGGATTGCCTGCAAACGGAAAGAGGCCGAAGGGCTGGGAGTGGGCTTCACGAAGGTGTTGTCGCACACGGGCTCTGACCGAAGTGAATCCGCTGGCCTCCGGCGTTTTTGCGATGCCGGCGCGGACGGGGTTCAGATCGACGTATGCCAGGCAGGCAGCCAGGGCCTGCTCATCCAGCAACGCCTGGGACTTGAAGCGACCCTCCCAGAACCGGCCGGTGCAGCCATCCTCCAGGTTGGCGCGCCGGGCGATGTCCTCGTTCAGACAACGCATAAAC
The window above is part of the Marinobacter nanhaiticus D15-8W genome. Proteins encoded here:
- a CDS encoding transposase, encoding MPRARKAQVALEATPYYHCVSRCVRRAFLCGRDHVTGQDFSHRRAWIENRLLKLATVFALEICAYAVMSNHVHVVLHINQAEAEQWSLRTTVERWHQLFKGTLFSQHYLRGEPLRDIEQRKLEEQAETWRARLQDISWFMRCLNEDIARRANLEDGCTGRFWEGRFKSQALLDEQALAACLAYVDLNPVRAGIAKTPEASGFTSVRARVRQHLREAHSQPFGLFPFAGNPRNGMPAGLPFRLEDYLELVDWTGRQLRDDKRGHITEGLPPILERLAIDPQHWLYMSRSFESRFKGLVGTAFSLKTACQQLGYRRTVGLGSCQVLLG